A region of Ammospiza nelsoni isolate bAmmNel1 chromosome 8, bAmmNel1.pri, whole genome shotgun sequence DNA encodes the following proteins:
- the BUB3 gene encoding mitotic checkpoint protein BUB3 → MKTMTGSNEFKLNQTPDDGISSVKFSPNTSQFLLVSSWDTTVRLYDVPANTMRLKYQHSGAVLDCAFYDPTHAWSGGLDQQLKMHDLNTDQENLVGAHDAPIRCVEYCPEVNVMVTGSWDQTVKLWDPRTPCNAGTFSQPEKVYTLSVSGDRLIVGTAGRRVLVWDLRNMGYVQQRRESSLKYQTRCIRAFPNKQGYVLSSIEGRVAVEYLDPSPEIQKKKYAFKCHRLKENNIEQIYPVNAISFHNVHNTFATGGSDGFVNIWDPFNKKRLCQFHRYPTSIASLAFSNDGTTLAIASSYMYEMDDIEHPEDGIYIRQVTDAETKPKST, encoded by the exons ATGACAGGATCGAACGAGTTCAAGCTCAACCAAACTCCAGATGATGGGATTTCATCAGTGAAGTTTAGTCCAAACACTTCTCAGTTTCTGCTGGTTTCATCCTGGGACACGACTGTGCGGCTCTATGATGTCCCTGCCAACACCATGAGACTCAAATATCAGCATTCAGGAGCTGTCCTGGACTGTGCTTTTTAT GATCCTACCCATGCCTGGAGTGGGGGGCTGGATCAGCAACTGAAAATGCACGACTTAAACACGGACCAAG AAAACCTTGTTGGTGCCCACGATGCTCCTATCAGGTGTGTGGAGTATTGCCCAGAAGTGAATGTCATGGTGACTGGCAGCTGGGACCAAACTGTCAAACTCTGGGATCCCAGAACTCCCTGCAATGCAGGAACCTTCTCCCAGCCTGAAAAG GTCTACACCCTCTCTGTGTCTGGGGACAGGCTGATTGTGGGGACAGCAGGCCGGAGGGTGCTGGTGTGGGATTTGAGGAACATGGGATACGTTCAGCAGCGAAGGGAATCCAGCCTGAAGTACCAGACCCGCTGCATCAGAGCATTCCCCAACAAACAG ggTTATGTTTTAAGCTCTATTGAAGGTCGTGTAGCTGTGGAATATTTGGATCCAAGCCCAGAAATCCAGAAGAAGAAATATGCATTCAAATGTCACCGTTTGAAGGAGAATAACATCGAGCAGATTTATCCAGTGAATGCCATTTCTTTCCATAATGTCCACAACACGTTTGCTACAG GCGGCTCCGACGGCTTTGTGAACATCTGGGACCCCTTCAACAAGAAGAGGCTGTGCCAGTTCCACCGCTACCCCACGAGCATCGCCTCGCTGGCCTTCAGCAACGACGGCACCACGCTGGCCATCGCCTCCTCCTACATGTACGAGA